A DNA window from Castanea sativa cultivar Marrone di Chiusa Pesio chromosome 7, ASM4071231v1 contains the following coding sequences:
- the LOC142642272 gene encoding protein trichome birefringence-like 12 isoform X2 yields the protein MPPKLISHLFPCLIFLTLLLLTLYFNLLSHTRPSSPSPPCNLFKGKWVLDPTRQPLYNHTCPFHRNAWNCLKSQRQNMGLINSWKWVPESCTLPRVDPTQFLGLMRNRNIGFVGDSLNENFLVSFLCVLRVADMGAKKWKRKGAWKGAYFPKFNVTVAYHRAVLLAKHKWQPKQSTVGDQGGLKGIHRVDVDIPADDWANITDFYDVLVFNTGHWWGYDKFPKERPLVFYHAGQPISPPLEMLDGLKLVLENMVSYIQKKVPSKTLKFWRLQSPRHFYGGEWNQNGSCLFNEPLRESQQQWCEQRSKVSESSD from the exons ATGCCTCCTAAGCTCATCTCCCACCTCTTCCCATGTCTCATCTTCCTCACTCTCCTCCTCCTCACCCTCTACTTCAATCTCCTCTCTCACACCCGACCCTCGTCACCCTCACCACCTTGTAACCTCTTCAAAGGCAAATGGGTCCTCGACCCGACCCGTCAACCTCTCTACAACCACACATGCCCTTTTCACAGAAACGCATGGAACTGTCTCAAGAGCCAAAGACAAAACATGGGTCTCATCAATTCTTGGAAATGGGTACCCGAATCATGCACTTTGCCCCGGGTTGACCCGACCCAGTTCCTGGGTCTGATGAGGAACAGGAATATTGGGTTTGTTGGGGACTCACTGAATGAGAACTTTTTGGTGTCTTTCTTGTGTGTGCTTAGAGTGGCTGACATGGGGGCCAAGAAGTGGAAGCGGAAAGGTGCTTGGAAAGGTGCTTATTTTCCCAAGTTTAATGTCACTGTGGCCTATCACCGTGCTGTTTTGCTCGCCAAACACAA GTGGCAACCAAAACAGTCAACAGTTGGCGACCAAGGTGGACTGAAAGGAATACATCGAGTTGACGTGGATATTCCTGCAGATGATTGGGCCAACATCACTGACTTCTATGATGTCCTTGTTTTCAATACTGGCCATTG GTGGGGCTATGATAAATTCCCTAAAGAGAGACCTCTTGTATTTTATCATGCTGGGCAACCGATATCTCCTCCCCTCGAGATGTTGGACGGACTTAAACTTGTTCTTGAGAATATGGTCtcttatatacaaaaaaaagttcCAAGCAAGACACTCAAGTTCTGGCGTTTGCAATCACCTAGGCATTTTTATGGTGGTGAGTGGAATCAAAATGGTAGCTGCTTGTTCAATGAGCCACTGAGGGAATCCCAG CAACAATGGTGTGAACAAAGAAGCAAGGTATCTGAATCATCTGATTGA
- the LOC142642272 gene encoding protein trichome birefringence-like 12 isoform X1, translated as MPPKLISHLFPCLIFLTLLLLTLYFNLLSHTRPSSPSPPCNLFKGKWVLDPTRQPLYNHTCPFHRNAWNCLKSQRQNMGLINSWKWVPESCTLPRVDPTQFLGLMRNRNIGFVGDSLNENFLVSFLCVLRVADMGAKKWKRKGAWKGAYFPKFNVTVAYHRAVLLAKHKWQPKQSTVGDQGGLKGIHRVDVDIPADDWANITDFYDVLVFNTGHWWGYDKFPKERPLVFYHAGQPISPPLEMLDGLKLVLENMVSYIQKKVPSKTLKFWRLQSPRHFYGGEWNQNGSCLFNEPLRESQLDLWFDPSNNGVNKEARYLNHLIEEVLRGTEIQRLDLTHLSEFRADAHPAIWLGKKDAVAIWGQDCMHWCLPGVPDTWVDILSELIHYSL; from the exons ATGCCTCCTAAGCTCATCTCCCACCTCTTCCCATGTCTCATCTTCCTCACTCTCCTCCTCCTCACCCTCTACTTCAATCTCCTCTCTCACACCCGACCCTCGTCACCCTCACCACCTTGTAACCTCTTCAAAGGCAAATGGGTCCTCGACCCGACCCGTCAACCTCTCTACAACCACACATGCCCTTTTCACAGAAACGCATGGAACTGTCTCAAGAGCCAAAGACAAAACATGGGTCTCATCAATTCTTGGAAATGGGTACCCGAATCATGCACTTTGCCCCGGGTTGACCCGACCCAGTTCCTGGGTCTGATGAGGAACAGGAATATTGGGTTTGTTGGGGACTCACTGAATGAGAACTTTTTGGTGTCTTTCTTGTGTGTGCTTAGAGTGGCTGACATGGGGGCCAAGAAGTGGAAGCGGAAAGGTGCTTGGAAAGGTGCTTATTTTCCCAAGTTTAATGTCACTGTGGCCTATCACCGTGCTGTTTTGCTCGCCAAACACAA GTGGCAACCAAAACAGTCAACAGTTGGCGACCAAGGTGGACTGAAAGGAATACATCGAGTTGACGTGGATATTCCTGCAGATGATTGGGCCAACATCACTGACTTCTATGATGTCCTTGTTTTCAATACTGGCCATTG GTGGGGCTATGATAAATTCCCTAAAGAGAGACCTCTTGTATTTTATCATGCTGGGCAACCGATATCTCCTCCCCTCGAGATGTTGGACGGACTTAAACTTGTTCTTGAGAATATGGTCtcttatatacaaaaaaaagttcCAAGCAAGACACTCAAGTTCTGGCGTTTGCAATCACCTAGGCATTTTTATGGTGGTGAGTGGAATCAAAATGGTAGCTGCTTGTTCAATGAGCCACTGAGGGAATCCCAG CTTGACTTGTGGTTTGATCCCAGCAACAATGGTGTGAACAAAGAAGCAAGGTATCTGAATCATCTGATTGAAGAAGTTTTGCGAGGCACGGAGATTCAACGGCTTGACCTGACACATTTGAGTGAGTTCAGAGCAGATGCACACCCGGCAATTTGGTTGGGAAAGAAGGATGCCGTGGCAATATGGGGTCAGGACTGCATGCACTGGTGCTTACCTGGTGTCCCTGACACATGGGTTGATATCTTGTCTGAACTGATCCATTATAGCTTGTAG